From Daucus carota subsp. sativus chromosome 6, DH1 v3.0, whole genome shotgun sequence, the proteins below share one genomic window:
- the LOC108193063 gene encoding uncharacterized protein LOC108193063 → MAKCYALFTGILLLCLSAAAMATTEYMKYKDPKLAINVRIKDLMSRMTLEEKIGQMVQIDRTKASNKVLKKYLIGSVLSGGGSVPAKRASAETWVDMVNDFQKGSLSTRLGIPMIYGIDAVHGHNNVYGATVFPHNVGLGCTRDPALVKKIGAATALEVRATGIPYVFAPCIAVCRDPRWGRCFESYSEDHTIVQAMTEIIPGLQGDIPANSRKGVPFVGGKQKVAACAKHYLGDGGTNKGINENNTIISANGLFSIHMPAYYNSVIKGVATVMISYSSWNGVKMHSNRQLITGFLKNRLKFRGFVISDWQGIDRMTTPEHANYTWSIITGVNAGIDMIMVPYNYTEFIDGIIPLVKGKFISMTRIDDAVRRILRVKFGMGLFENPLADYSMAKYLGKKEHRELAREAVRKSLVLLKNGKYADKPLLPLSKKAPKILVVGSHADNIGNQCGGWTIVWQGKSGNITTGGTTILSAIKKTVAPETKVVYRENPDAKFVKNNKFSYAIVVVGEPPYAETFGDSLSLTIPETGINTIKNVCGAIKCVVVLISGRPVVIEPYISQIDALVAAWLPGSEGQGVADVLFGDYGFTGKLARTWFKNVDQLPMNVGDSHYDPLFPFGFGLTTKP, encoded by the exons ATGGCAAAATGCTATGCACTGTTTACTGGGATCCTGCTTCTTTGTTTATCCGCTGCTGCAATGGCCACAACAGAATACATGAAGTATAAAGATCCAAAACTAGCTATAAATGTTCGTATAAAAGATCTTATGAGCAGGATGACTTTGGAGGAAAAGATTGGACAAATGGTGCAGATTGATCGAACCAAGGCCTCAAATAAGGTCTTGAAGAAGTACCTTATTG GGAGTGTGTTGAGCGGTGGAGGAAGTGTTCCGGCTAAAAGGGCATCTGCAGAAACATGGGTTGATATGGTAAATGATTTCCAGAAGGGTTCGTTGTCAACTCGGCTTGGGATACCGATGATTTATGGGATTGATGCCGTTCATGGGCACAACAATGTGTATGGTGCAACTGTTTTTCCTCACAATGTTGGCCTTGGATGTACCAG GGACCCGGCTCTGGTGAAGAAGATAGGAGCAGCAACTGCTCTTGAAGTTAGAGCCACTGGCATTCCATATGTTTTTGCCCCTTGTATTGCA GTTTGTAGAGATCCAAGATGGGGTCGATGTTTTGAAAGCTATAGTGAAGATCATACCATTGTGCAAGCAATGACTGAGATCATACCAGGATTACAGGGAGACATCCCTGCTAATTCTCGCAAAGGTGTTCCCTTTGTCGGTGGAAA GCAGAAGGTTGCAGCATGTGCGAAACACTACCTGGGAGATGGTGGAACAAACAAAGGTATAAATGAAAACAACACCATTATAAGCGCCAATGGATTGTTCAGCATCCATATGCCAGCTTACTATAACTCGGTCATAAAGGGTGTGGCAACTGTCATGATCTCCTACTCGAGCTGGAATGGCGTTAAAATGCACTCTAACCGTCAACTTATTACTGGATTTTTGAAAAACAGACTGAAATTCAGA GGGTTCGTCATCTCAGATTGGCAGGGCATTGACAGGATGACTACCCCAGAACATGCCAACTACACATGGTCTATTATAACTGGAGTGAATGCTGGCATTGATATG ATCATGGTACCATACAACTATACAGAATTCATTGATGGCATAATTCCTTTGGTGAAGGGCAAGTTCATTTCCATGACCAGAATTGATGATGCTGTGAGGAGAATTTTACGAGTTAAATTTGGTATGGGTCTATTTGAGAATCCTTTGGCAGATTATAGCATGGCCAAGTACCTAGGCAAAAAA GAGCATCGCGAACTTGCAAGAGAAGCAGTAAGAAAATCTCTAGTGCTGTTAAAGAATGGTAAATATGCCGACAAGCCATTGCTACCCCTTTCCAAGAAAGCGCCAAAAATACTTGTAGTTGGAAGCCATGCAGACAATATTGGTAATCAATGTGGCGGGTGGACAATCGTGTGGCAAGGAAAAAGTGGCAACATTACAACTG GAGGTACAACAATCCTATCTGCCATAAAGAAAACTGTTGCACCTGAGACGAAAGTTGTGTATCGAGAGAACCCTGATGCTAAGTTTGTCAAGAACAACAAATTCTCTTACGCCATAGTTGTTGTGGGTGAGCCTCCATATGCTGAGACCTTTGGAGATAGCTTGAGCTTGACAATTCCTGAAACTGGCATCAACACAATCAAGAACGTTTGTGGTGCCATTAAATGTGTTGTTGTCCTAATTAGTGGACGACCTGTTGTTATTGAACCATACATTTCACAAATTGATGCACTGGTAGCTGCATGGCTTCCTGGATCTGAAGGCCAAGGTGTTGCGGATGTTCTGTTCGGTGACTATGGATTCACAGGGAAGCTAGCGCGTACTTGGTTCAAAAATGTCGATCAACTTCCAATGAATGTAGGGGATTCACACTATGATCCTCTATTCCCGTTTGGCTTTGGCCTTACAACCAAACCGTAA
- the LOC108225172 gene encoding probable glycosyltransferase At5g11130, producing MSIMARSLLSITSFPSSRRNLSELKGLFWIPTGFLLGIYFFIFFHVSSTMKLVVRDYPHHTHFYITPKLSSSFNNITSLAANSSRKYVVQIDQRDEIEILHFNTSEPLLIPRPEPEIIASTERNESSDDIYTQRFRRVDQEITKGEELKIEEDIFHDRNLFLEDYKEMNSSLKIFVYPHKPNHPFANVLLPYKFEPGGNYASESYFKKALMTSHFITNDPSEADLFFLPFSIASLRHDKRVGVGGIQDFIRDYIYEISHEYPYWNRSGGADHFYVACHSIGKMAMEKAVEVRGNAIQLVCSSNYFLQGYVPHKDASVPQIWPRQGDPPNQPPSKRKTLAFYAGAMNSRVRESLVGLWKNDSEISVHQNRLKTPYHESLLGSKFCIHAKGFEVNTARIGDALYYGCVPVILADHYDLPFADTLNWKSFSVVVSTADIPELKKILKEIEFEEYVKLQKNVMEVRNHFQWHTFAVNYDAFYMVMYELWLRRTTIRVY from the exons aTGTCGATCATGGCTCGTTCATTATTATCTATAACTTCATTTCCTTCATCTCGTCGTAATCTGAGTGAATTAAAAGGACTATTTTGGATACCCACAGGCTTTCTTCTCGgcatatatttcttcattttcttccatGTCTCTTCAACTATGAAGCTGGTTGTTCGGGATTATCCTCACCATACTCATTTTTACATCACCCCGAAACTTAGTAGCTCTTTCAACAACATCACTTCGCTTGCCGCGAATTCTTCGAGAAAATACGTTGTTCAGATCGATCAACGCGACGAAATCGAAATTTTGCATTTTAATACTTCGGAACCATTGTTGATACCTCGACCTGAACCTGAGATTATTGCTTCCACAGAAAGAAACGAGAGCTCCGATGACATTTATACTCAACGTTTCAGGAGAGTTGACCAAGAGATCACAAAAG GTGAAGAATTGAAAATTGAGGAGGATATATTTCATGACAGAAATTTATTTCTAGAGGACTACAAAGAAATGAATTcgagtttaaaaatatttgtgtacCCCCACAAGCCCAACCATCCATTTGCAAATGTACTCTTGCCATACAAATTTGAACCGGGTGGCAACTACGCGAGCGAAAGTTACTTCAAAAAAGCTCTTATGACGAGCCATTTTATTACCAATGACCCATCTGAAGCAGACTTGTTTTTCCTACCATTTTCCATTGCAAGTCTGAGACATGATAAAAGAGTTGGCGTTGGTGGCATTCAAGATTTTATTCGagattatatttatgaaattagtCATGAGTATCCGTACTGGAATCGGAGCGGGGGAGCTGATCATTTCTATGTTGCTTGTCATTCCATTGGAAAGATGGCGATGGAGAAAGCTGTGGAAGTGAGAGGCAATGCCATTCAGCTTGTTTGTTCCTCTAATTACTTTTTGCAAGGGTATGTTCCTCATAAAGATGCATCAGTGCCTCAGATATGGCCTAGACAAGGAGACCCTCCTAATCAACCACCCTCTAAAAG GAAAACGCTTGCATTTTATGCTGGAGCTATGAACTCTCGAGTGCGCGAGAGTCTTGTTGGTCTTTGGAAAAATGACTCAGAAATTTCGGTTCATCAAAACAGGTTGAAAACACCATACCATGAATCACTTCTTGGAAGCAAATTCTGTATCCATGCTAAAGGTTTTGAAGTGAACACGGCTCGTATAGGTGATGCTCTGTATTATGGCTGTGTTCCCGTGATATTAGCAGATCATTATGATCTTCCCTTTGCTGATACATTGAATTGGAAGAGCTTTTCTGTCGTTGTTTCGACTGCAGATATACCAGAGTTGAAGAAGATACTGAAGGAGATTGAATTTGAAGAGTATGTAAAGTTGCAGAAGAATGTGATGGAAGTGCGGAATCATTTTCAGTGGCATACATTTGCTGTGAATTATGATGCTTTTTACATGGTTATGTATGAGTTGTGGCTTAGAAGAACTACAATTAgggtttattaa
- the LOC108224939 gene encoding uncharacterized protein LOC108224939, whose translation MCDASRGVKDFTGYATLLQVWIYERFPTIAPHLRSQPQYTYPLALRWVASVTRTQVPDAQSRMTRYELDNMGVEQFLWWLYAYLDDEFQPEQTLYLQWTAPTPLMYMAYVEWCYTDRVTRQFGFVHDIPTSSPRRNHHELHDVVNESIDWQGAREIYIHYWDTSLARAMTSPPFILGNGCSPAYMPWYLQVTRRYMVNPLFWRRADAFQGTQGATQSLEEQLLEVDSAIDPAAPDLNWAQSLLQGVIARVRGHGGPPTRRGRLPVTPVDPEPGTYYTHVGSSSWSHHVGTSTAPDRDARGPSGAGEWPRWTEVATETAGDDYVGGDGGFAVNLGADEDTSPSGGHTHVSPPLQESYQFADRDVYRPDMSFLTDQYTTPPLQAPVPSFGSPSYVFGAHAFPVTPAGVRSTPTPVHMHSFGAYAGESSPWAVRDQSEPEGPSQPEQRQQPPRDAKGKGKRCHTGSHIFGHKKK comes from the exons ATGTGTGATGCGAGCAGAGGAGTCAAAGACTTCACTGGGTATGCCACATTACTTCAG GTGTGGATATACGAGCGGTTCCCTACGATAGCTCCACATCTCAGGTCTCAACCCCAGTACACTTACCCACTTGCGCTTAG GTGGGTGGCTTCAGTGACCCGTACTCAGGTGCCGGACGCTCAGAGTCGTATGACCCGGTACGAGTTGGATAACATGGGTGTGGAACAGTTTTTGTGGTGGCTGTATGCATATTTAGATGATGAGTTTCAGCCCGAGCAGACATTGTACTTGCAGTGGACAGCTCCCACCCCTTTGATGTACATGGCATATGTGGAGTGGTGTTATACTGACAGGGTCACGAGGCAGTTTGGGTTCGTACATGACATACCTACATCCTCCCCACGTAGGAATCATCATGAGTTGCACGACGTCGTCAATGAGTCCATTGACTGGCAGGGCGCCAGGGAGATATACATTCATTACTGGGATACGTCTCTTGCACGAGCTATGACATCTCCGCCATTCATTTTGGGCAATGGTTGCTCTCCCGCATACATGCCTTGGTACCTCCAGGTTACACGTAGATACATGGTTAACCCATTGTTCTGGCGTAGAGCGGATGCTTTTCAGGGGACACAGGGCGCCACACAGTCATTG GAGGAGCAGCTTCTAGAGGTGGACTCTGCCATTGACCCTGCTGCTCCCGATCTCAATTGGGCACAGAGTCTGCTACAGGGGGTGATTGCTCGTGTCAGGGGTCACGGAGGCCCTCCGACACGCAGAGGTCGGCTTCCTGTCACACCAGTTGACCCGGAGCCTGGCACTTACTACACTCATGTGGGCAGTAGTAGCTGGTCGCACCATGTTGGCACCTCTACTGCGCCAGATAGGGATGCACGGGGCCCTTCAGGGGCGGGGGAATGGCCCCGTTGGACCGAGGTGGCAACTGAGACTGCAGGGGATGACTACGTAGGTGGTGATGGTGGTTTTGCGGTGAATTTAGGGGCTGACGAGGACACCTCTCCTAGTGGTGGGCACACACATGTTTCTCCTCCACTTCAGGAGTCATACCAGTTTGCTGATCGAGATGTTTATCGTCCTGACATGTCATTCCTGACCGATCAGTACACCACACCTCCGCTACAGGCCCCGGTCCCGTCATTTGGTAGCCCATCCTACGTGTTCGGGGCACATGCGTTTCCAGTTACACCGGCAGGGGTGAGGTCCACTCCTACTCCTGTACATATGCATAGTTTTGGTGCGTACGCTGGTGAGAGTAGCCCGTGGGCAGTACGAGATCAGTCGGAACCCGAGGGGCCGTCCCAGCCTGAGCAGAGACAGCAGCCACCCAGAGATGCAAAGGGGAAGGGCAAAAGATGTCACACGGGCAGCCATATCTTCGGGCATAAGAAGAAGTAG
- the LOC108226828 gene encoding uncharacterized protein LOC108226828, whose product MDSSKNKKKTNAPNIEIIPENAPYMDDSHITVRSFADESFSDEDVEQEEVSKLSTKRKRDVQDVAANENRNSEEPEIGSEKDGSVPVPETSDQPFQKKPKKKTSGVWEYMDTVNVKGVERYKCTLCSKLFLKSKTSSTSSMKRHLEKCVKAHSGTLQPQLQVRRGLGDEVQVSAFVLVTSVVRWLQLKRCSFLVIIFVERNIGVLKGTLQSPLL is encoded by the exons ATGGATTcgtcaaaaaacaaaaagaaaacgaATGCTCCTAATATTGAGATAATACCAGAGAACGCACCATATATGGATGATAGTCATATCACAGTTAGAAGCTTTGCGGATGAATCATTTTCCGACGAAGATGTTGAACAAGAAGAAGTCTCAAAATTATCAACGAAACGTAAAAGGGATGTCCAAGATGTGGCTGCAAATGAAAATAGGAATTCGGAAGAACCTGAAATTGGAAGCGAAAAAGATGGGTCTGTACCGGTGCCGGAAACCAGTGACCAGCCTTTTCAGAAAAAACCTAAGAAGAAGACCTCGGGTGTTTGGGAGTATATGGATACGGTTAATGTTAAAGGTGTCGAAAGATACAAGTGCACGCTCTGTTCTAAACTCTTTCTGAAAAGTAAGACTTCTTCAACTTCCTCAATGAAAAGACATCTTGAAAAATGTGTGAAGGCACACAGTGGTACTCTGCAACCACAACTTCAAGTTCGACGAGGTCTTGGCGATGAGGTACAAGTTTCTGCATTTGTACTAGTAACAAGTGTAGTTAGATGGCTGCAACTCAAAAg ATGCTCTTTTTTGGTGATTATTTTTGTTGAAAGGAACATTGGAGTGTTGAAAGGAACATTGCAAAGTCCTCTTCTCTGA
- the LOC108226565 gene encoding LOW QUALITY PROTEIN: uncharacterized protein LOC108226565 (The sequence of the model RefSeq protein was modified relative to this genomic sequence to represent the inferred CDS: inserted 1 base in 1 codon) yields MCLMAQAEYLQYTDPSQPIEVRITDLLERMTLEEKIGQMTQIERTVASIEVMQKYFIGSVLSNPGSVPSEEASPEAWVDMVNEFQYGSLSTRLGIPMIYGVDAVHGHNSAYGATIFPHNIGLGATRQPELVKKIAAATALEVRATGIPYSFAPCIAVCRDPRWGRCYESFGEDPKLVQAMTEAISGLQGEVPADSPKGYPFVSGQNKIAGCAKHYVGDGGTYNGTNEGNTLMSITELLNIHMPAYYDSISKGVATVMVSYSSWNGVKMHANRALITSFLKNTLKFRGYVISDESGLDSITTPRHANYTYSIETAISAGIDMVMVPYNYTEFIDGLSFLVKNNFIPMTRIDDAVERILRVKFVLGLFERPFADYSMVKYLGCKEHRELAREAVRKSLVLLKNSQSLAHGPLLPLPKKASKVLVAGTHADNIGYQCGGWTVTWRGVSGYIKNGTSILSAIKNTADPETVIVYREEPLPSFIKSNKFSYAIVVVGEHTYSETQGDSRNLTISDPGPSIINNVCGYIKCXGRPVIIEPYLSKIDSLVAAWLPGSEGQGVADVLFGDYDFTGKLPVTWLRNVDQLPMNYGDGNYDPLYPYGLQST; encoded by the exons ATGTGCCTCATGGCACAAGCAGAGTACCTGCAATATACAGATCCTAGCCAGCCGATAGAAGTACGAATTACGGATTTGCTAGAGAGGATGACCTTAGAGGAAAAGATAGGACAAATGACACAGATTGAACGCACTGTGGCATCCATTGAGGTCATGCAGAAATATTTTATTG GAAGTGTGTTGAGTAATCCTGGGAGTGTTCCAAGCGAAGAGGCATCTCCAGAAGCCTGGGTAGACATGGTAAATGAATTTCAGTATGGCTCACTGTCAACGCGGCTCGGTATACCTATGATCTATGGAGTTGATGCTGTCCATGGCCATAACAGTGCTTATGGTGCAACAATATTTCCACACAACATAGGTTTAGGAGCAACCAGGCAA CCTGAATTGGTGAAAAAGATTGCAGCAGCTACCGCTCTTGAAGTCAGAGCTACAGGGATTCCTTATTCTTTTGCACCTTGTATTGCG GTCTGCAGAGATCCAAGGTGGGGTCGCTGTTATGAAAGTTTTGGCGAAGATCCCAAATTAGTTCAAGCGATGACAGAAGCCATATCTGGACTACAGGGAGAGGTCCCTGCTGATTCCCCAAAGGGGTACCCTTTCGTTTCTGGACA GAATAAAATTGCAGGATGTGCTAAGCACTATGTGGGTGATGGTGGAACTTACAACGGTACTAATGAAGGCAATACTCTGATGAGCATAACTGAATTGCTCAACATCCATATGCCAGCCTACTATGATTCCATTAGCAAGGGTGTGGCGACTGTCATGGTCTCTTATTCGAGTTGGAATGGAGTTAAAATGCATGCTAATCGTGCTCTCATTACAAGCTTTTTGAAAAACACTCTAAAATTCAGG GGATACGTCATTTCAGATGAGTCTGGTCTCGACAGCATCACAACTCCACGTCATGCAAATTATACATATTCCATCGAAACTGCAATTAGTGCTGGCATTGATATG GTAATGGTACCATATAACTACACAGAATTCATTGATGGTCTATCATTCTTGGTGAAAAACAACTTCATTCCCATGACGCGGATTGATGATGCAGTGGAGAGAATTTTACGGGTAAAGTTTGTCTTGGGTCTTTTTGAGAGACCGTTCGCTGACTATAGCATGGTCAAGTACTTGGGATGTAAG GAGCATCGAGAACTAGCAAGGGAGGCTGTGAGAAAATCTCTTGTGCTGTTGAAGAATTCGCAATCTTTGGCACACGGGCCTTTGCTACCACTTCCTAAAAAGGCATCAAAAGTACTTGTGGCAGGAACTCATGCTGACAATATCGGATACCAGTGTGGAGGGTGGACAGTTACTTGGAGAGGTGTTAGCGGCTATATAAAAAATG GGACATCTATTCTATCTGCCATAAAAAATACAGCTGATCCGGAAACTGTGATTGTGTATCGAGAAGAGCCTTTGCCCAGCTTTATCAAATCCAATAAATTCTCGTATGCCATAGTAGTCGTGGGGGAGCACACTTATTCAGAAACGCAGGGAGACAGCAGGAATTTAACAATTTCAGATCCTGGCCCAAGCATTATCAATAATGTTTGTGGCTACATAAAAT GTGGTCGTCCGGTAATTATTGAGCCATATTTGTCGAAAATCGACTCTCTGGTAGCAGCTTGGCTTCCTGGATCAGAAGGACAAGGCGTGGCGGATGTTTTGTTCGGTGACTATGACTTCACAGGAAAGCTTCCGGTTACCTGGCTTCGGAATGTTGATCAACTTCCAATGAATTACGGGGATGGAAACTATGATCCACTTTATCCATATGGCCTACAAAGCACATGA